Proteins from a single region of Candidatus Effluviviaceae Genus I sp.:
- a CDS encoding septum formation initiator family protein has protein sequence MPNTLGVNRRRLPRKPEEPQFLRKVFPGFGRGASARVVRIIVLVIAAWFSSAILLGDSGLISILRMRSMQRSLERDIRTLEEVKAQTIELREDLTNDPRTIERVAREEYGMIRDGEICYRVRLDEETQDSR, from the coding sequence ATGCCGAACACGCTGGGCGTGAACAGACGGAGGCTCCCGAGGAAGCCCGAGGAGCCCCAGTTCCTCCGGAAGGTCTTCCCGGGGTTCGGCCGCGGCGCGTCGGCGCGCGTGGTGCGGATCATCGTGCTGGTCATCGCCGCGTGGTTCAGCTCCGCGATCCTCCTCGGCGACAGCGGCCTCATCTCCATCCTGAGGATGAGGAGCATGCAGCGCTCCCTCGAGCGCGACATCAGGACGCTCGAAGAGGTGAAGGCGCAGACGATCGAGCTTCGCGAGGACCTCACGAACGACCCGCGGACGATCGAACGGGTCGCGCGCGAGGAGTACGGCATGATCCGGGACGGCGAGATCTGCTACCGCGTGCGGCTCGACGAGGAGACGCAGGACTCCCGCTGA